Proteins from a genomic interval of Polaribacter sp. Q13:
- the metF gene encoding methylenetetrahydrofolate reductase [NAD(P)H], translated as MKVTDHIKKANGKTLFSFEVIPPQKGKNIQDLYNNIDPLMEFNPPFIDVTTSREEYVYVNKGNGLLDKRITRMRPGTVGICASIMHKYQVDAIPHLLCGGFTKEETEYVLVDCHYLGLDNVVALRGDARKDESYFKATEGGNAFASDLVQQISDLNKGKYLHDDILVEHNYDFCVGVAGYPEKHMESPSLNTDLKRLKQKVDAGADYVVTQMFFDNNKYFEFVKKAREIGITVPIIPGIKPLAVKRHLQILPQVFKIDLPEDLIDAVESCKDNKAVRQVGIEFAIQQSKELKEAGVPFLHYYSMGKSDNIHAIASKLF; from the coding sequence ATGAAAGTTACAGATCATATTAAAAAAGCGAACGGAAAAACATTATTTTCTTTTGAGGTAATTCCGCCACAGAAAGGAAAAAACATTCAAGATTTATATAATAATATAGATCCATTAATGGAGTTTAATCCGCCTTTTATAGATGTTACTACGTCTAGAGAGGAGTATGTTTATGTAAACAAAGGAAACGGACTTTTAGACAAGAGAATTACCAGAATGCGACCGGGAACTGTGGGTATTTGTGCGTCTATTATGCATAAGTATCAGGTAGATGCAATTCCGCATTTATTGTGTGGAGGTTTTACCAAAGAAGAAACAGAATATGTTTTGGTAGATTGCCATTATTTAGGTTTGGATAACGTAGTTGCCTTAAGAGGAGATGCTAGAAAAGATGAGTCTTATTTTAAAGCAACCGAAGGTGGTAATGCTTTTGCAAGCGATTTGGTACAGCAAATATCTGATTTAAATAAAGGAAAGTACTTGCATGATGATATTTTGGTAGAGCATAATTATGATTTTTGTGTGGGTGTTGCAGGATATCCAGAAAAACACATGGAATCTCCGTCTTTAAATACAGATTTAAAACGTTTAAAGCAAAAGGTAGATGCGGGAGCAGATTATGTGGTAACTCAAATGTTTTTTGATAATAATAAATATTTTGAGTTTGTTAAAAAAGCGAGAGAAATAGGCATTACAGTGCCAATTATACCAGGAATTAAGCCACTTGCAGTAAAAAGACATTTACAAATTTTACCTCAGGTTTTTAAAATAGATTTGCCAGAAGATTTAATTGATGCTGTAGAAAGTTGTAAAGATAATAAAGCCGTAAGACAGGTTGGTATTGAGTTTGCAATTCAGCAATCTAAAGAGTTAAAAGAAGCTGGTGTGCCATTTTTACACTATTACTCTATGGGTAAGAGTGATAATATACATGCAATTGCATCGAAGTTATTTTAG
- the trxA gene encoding thioredoxin yields MALEITDANFDELVLKSDKPVLVDFWAAWCGPCRMVGPIVDEIHTEYEGKAVVGKVDVDANQEFAAKYGVRNIPTVLIFKNGEVVDKQVGVAPKNVYTGKIDAAI; encoded by the coding sequence ATGGCATTAGAAATAACAGACGCAAACTTTGACGAATTAGTATTAAAATCTGACAAACCAGTATTAGTAGATTTTTGGGCAGCTTGGTGTGGACCATGTAGAATGGTAGGACCAATTGTTGATGAAATTCATACTGAGTATGAAGGGAAAGCTGTTGTAGGTAAAGTAGATGTGGATGCTAACCAAGAATTTGCAGCAAAATACGGGGTACGTAACATACCAACTGTTTTAATCTTTAAAAACGGAGAAGTAGTAGACAAACAAGTAGGTGTTGCACCTAAAAATGTTTATACAGGTAAAATTGATGCTGCTATATAA
- a CDS encoding DUF58 domain-containing protein encodes MIDLSEVKSEIKNLDILAKQVVEGFITGIHKSPFHGFSVEFSEHKLYNKGESTRHIDWKLFAKTEKLYTKKYEEETNLRCHIIIDNSASMHYPIVKKQTVESLNKVGFSAVAAASLMEILKRQRDAVGLSVYSDTYEYYAPEKGSERHRKMLLHQLEQLMVSDSKSTTETYKYLHEIAEKIHRRSLIFVFTDMFQPNKDHEVLFEALKHLKFNKHEVVLFHTYDGETEFNFNFDNAPKKFVDVETGEEINVYAENIREKYTELVGSYFNELKNKCLQYKIDYIPVDIHKGYNAILTAYLISRRKNK; translated from the coding sequence ATGATAGATCTTTCAGAAGTTAAATCAGAAATAAAAAACTTAGACATACTTGCAAAACAAGTAGTAGAGGGGTTTATTACCGGAATTCATAAAAGTCCGTTTCATGGGTTTTCGGTAGAGTTTTCAGAGCATAAATTATACAATAAAGGAGAAAGTACGCGCCATATAGATTGGAAGTTGTTTGCAAAGACAGAAAAGTTGTACACAAAGAAATATGAAGAAGAAACCAATTTAAGGTGCCATATTATTATAGATAATTCTGCTTCTATGCATTATCCTATAGTAAAAAAGCAGACAGTAGAGAGTTTAAATAAAGTAGGCTTCTCTGCGGTTGCAGCAGCATCTTTAATGGAAATTTTAAAAAGACAGCGAGATGCTGTTGGTTTAAGTGTTTATTCGGATACTTATGAATACTATGCTCCAGAAAAGGGGAGTGAACGCCATAGAAAGATGTTATTACATCAATTAGAGCAATTGATGGTTTCAGATTCTAAATCTACAACAGAAACGTATAAGTATTTGCATGAAATTGCGGAGAAAATACACAGACGCTCTTTAATTTTTGTTTTTACTGATATGTTTCAGCCAAATAAAGATCATGAAGTACTGTTTGAAGCGCTAAAACACCTTAAATTTAACAAACATGAGGTTGTTTTGTTTCATACTTATGATGGTGAAACAGAATTTAACTTCAATTTTGACAATGCTCCGAAAAAATTTGTAGATGTTGAAACGGGGGAGGAGATTAATGTGTATGCCGAAAATATTAGAGAAAAGTACACGGAATTAGTTGGAAGTTATTTTAACGAGTTGAAAAATAAATGTTTACAGTATAAGATTGATTATATACCTGTAGATATACATAAAGGGTATAACGCCATTTTAACCGCCTATTTAATTAGTAGAAGAAAAAATAAATAA
- a CDS encoding Crp/Fnr family transcriptional regulator: MSKCEQCIIRQLNSLKHLTKEELVKMSNCKTSRIIKKGEAIFEEGERLKGIFCIKDGVCKVSKMSENGRNQIIGLVTRGDLLGERSLISDEASNLKAVALNDMEVCFIPKEEILKDLSKNSNFTMNVLKDMAQTLKQADNVIVDMAQKTVKQRLAETLLRLHSKFGTNAENTINIHLSREDIANIIGTATESAIRLLSDLKKKKIIEFKGKDISILDSSELDKIAQGF, from the coding sequence ATGAGTAAATGTGAGCAATGTATTATTCGTCAACTTAATTCCTTAAAACACTTAACTAAAGAGGAATTGGTAAAGATGTCTAATTGTAAAACATCTAGAATTATAAAAAAAGGAGAAGCTATTTTTGAAGAAGGAGAACGCTTAAAAGGTATTTTCTGTATCAAAGATGGTGTTTGTAAGGTTTCTAAAATGAGTGAAAATGGTAGAAATCAAATTATTGGCTTAGTAACTAGAGGCGATTTATTAGGAGAAAGAAGTTTAATTTCTGATGAAGCCTCTAACCTTAAAGCAGTTGCTTTAAATGATATGGAAGTTTGTTTTATTCCTAAAGAAGAAATTCTAAAGGATTTATCTAAAAACTCAAACTTTACAATGAATGTGCTTAAAGACATGGCTCAAACCCTAAAACAAGCAGACAATGTTATTGTTGATATGGCTCAAAAAACCGTTAAACAACGTTTAGCAGAAACTCTTTTAAGACTGCACAGCAAATTTGGCACAAATGCCGAAAACACCATTAACATCCACCTTTCTAGAGAAGATATCGCTAATATTATAGGTACTGCAACAGAATCTGCAATTCGTTTGCTATCTGACTTAAAAAAGAAGAAAATTATTGAATTTAAAGGAAAAGATATTTCTATACTAGACAGTAGTGAATTAGATAAAATTGCTCAGGGATTTTAA
- a CDS encoding heavy metal translocating P-type ATPase metal-binding domain-containing protein, which produces MKSTQCYHCGDSCDDNLIEFDGKSFCCNGCKTVYEIFSENDLTCYYNFQDNPGAIPTEIQGKYDFLDNVEIAEKLLDFNDGSTQIVTLYIPHIHCSSCIWVLENLHKLNPKVSSSQVDFPKKKVRITFNSDETSLKEIVLLMSSIGYEPYISLEDYESGKKSVDRSLIYKLGIAGFAFGNVMFLSFPEYFEVDGFWIEKYKHVFRWLMFAFSLPVVFYAGRDYYISAYKGLRSRILNIDVPIALGISVLFIRSVTEIILDLGTGFFDSLTGLVFFLLLGKFFQQKTYNFLSFERDYKSYFPIAVTRVSKEGKEENVAIYDIEKGDRLLIRNQELIPTDGILINGKADIDYSFVTGEAVPVSKKSGDKLFAGGKQLSGVLEMEVLASVSQSYLTQLWSNDIFNKDNQSHFKTITDNVSKNFTIIVLLVAVLSTSYWLFFDASKALNVFTAVLIIACPCAIALAAPFALGNMLRIFGKEKFYLKNATVVEQLAGIDTIIFDKTGTLTTHKENTSSYEGTPLDHQEKSILKSSLRASNHPLSRTLYNDLGEVEVLTISNYKEILGKGIEVSYKDVNLKLGSSSFVKNNEDKSILDTSVYVSFNKVYKGKFIFKNSYREGVKALFDSLKTMYHLAVVSGDNEGERVYLEENLPKGTDLLFNQKPEDKLKVVAGFQKKNKKVAMIGDGLNDAGALAQSDVGIALSENINVFSPACDGILDASKFNKIGSYISASKKAIKVIKYSFILSLCYNVIGLYFAVTGQLIPVMAAILMPLSSISIVVFTTISTNLIGKNIK; this is translated from the coding sequence ATGAAATCTACACAATGTTATCACTGTGGCGATTCTTGTGATGATAATTTAATTGAATTTGATGGTAAAAGTTTCTGTTGTAATGGTTGTAAGACTGTTTATGAGATTTTTTCTGAGAATGATTTAACTTGTTATTACAATTTTCAAGACAACCCTGGGGCAATTCCGACTGAAATTCAAGGGAAATATGATTTTTTAGATAACGTAGAAATTGCGGAAAAATTATTAGATTTTAATGATGGTAGTACGCAAATAGTAACACTATATATTCCGCATATTCACTGCAGTTCTTGTATATGGGTATTAGAGAACTTACATAAATTAAACCCTAAAGTATCTTCTTCTCAAGTAGATTTTCCAAAGAAAAAAGTACGAATTACTTTTAATTCTGATGAAACTTCTCTAAAAGAAATTGTTCTTTTAATGAGTTCTATTGGGTATGAACCGTATATAAGTTTAGAAGATTATGAAAGCGGAAAAAAATCAGTAGATAGAAGTTTAATATATAAATTAGGTATTGCAGGTTTTGCTTTTGGAAACGTAATGTTTCTCTCTTTTCCAGAATATTTTGAAGTAGATGGTTTTTGGATAGAGAAATACAAACATGTTTTTAGATGGTTAATGTTTGCTTTTTCTTTACCTGTTGTTTTTTATGCTGGACGAGATTATTATATATCTGCTTATAAAGGATTGCGTTCTAGGATATTAAATATAGATGTGCCTATTGCACTCGGAATTTCGGTTTTATTTATAAGAAGTGTTACAGAAATTATTTTAGATTTAGGAACAGGATTTTTTGACAGTTTAACCGGTTTGGTATTCTTTTTATTATTAGGAAAGTTTTTTCAGCAGAAAACGTACAATTTCTTGTCTTTTGAGCGCGATTATAAATCTTATTTTCCAATTGCTGTTACTCGGGTGTCTAAAGAAGGAAAGGAAGAGAATGTTGCTATTTATGATATTGAAAAAGGGGACAGATTACTGATTAGAAACCAAGAATTAATTCCTACAGATGGTATTCTCATTAATGGAAAAGCAGATATAGATTATAGTTTTGTTACTGGTGAAGCAGTGCCAGTGTCTAAAAAGTCTGGAGATAAATTATTTGCAGGTGGTAAACAACTTTCTGGAGTTTTAGAAATGGAAGTTTTAGCCTCCGTTTCTCAAAGTTACTTAACACAATTGTGGAGTAATGATATTTTTAATAAAGATAATCAATCGCATTTTAAAACCATTACAGATAACGTTAGTAAAAATTTTACGATTATAGTGTTGTTAGTTGCTGTTTTGTCTACATCCTATTGGTTGTTTTTTGATGCTAGTAAGGCGCTAAATGTATTTACTGCGGTTTTAATTATTGCTTGTCCTTGTGCAATTGCTTTGGCAGCTCCGTTTGCTTTAGGTAATATGCTGCGTATTTTTGGTAAGGAAAAATTTTATTTAAAAAATGCCACGGTTGTAGAGCAATTGGCGGGAATAGATACCATTATTTTTGATAAAACAGGTACCCTTACAACACATAAAGAAAATACGAGTTCTTATGAAGGAACTCCATTAGATCATCAAGAAAAAAGTATTTTAAAAAGTTCTTTAAGAGCTTCTAATCATCCGTTAAGTAGAACGTTGTATAACGATTTAGGAGAGGTTGAGGTGCTCACTATTTCTAATTATAAAGAAATCTTAGGAAAAGGTATTGAGGTGAGTTATAAAGATGTTAATTTAAAATTAGGTTCGTCTTCCTTTGTTAAAAATAATGAAGATAAATCAATATTAGATACCTCGGTTTATGTTAGTTTTAATAAGGTTTATAAAGGGAAATTCATATTTAAAAATTCATATAGAGAAGGTGTAAAAGCATTGTTTGATTCTTTAAAAACCATGTATCATTTAGCAGTAGTTTCTGGAGATAATGAAGGAGAGAGAGTTTATTTAGAAGAAAATTTACCAAAAGGAACAGACTTGTTATTCAATCAGAAACCAGAAGATAAATTAAAGGTTGTTGCAGGTTTTCAGAAAAAGAATAAAAAAGTAGCCATGATTGGCGATGGTTTAAATGATGCAGGGGCATTGGCACAAAGTGATGTTGGTATCGCTTTGTCAGAAAATATTAATGTGTTTTCTCCTGCTTGTGATGGAATTTTAGATGCATCAAAATTTAATAAAATTGGGAGCTATATAAGTGCGTCAAAAAAAGCTATAAAAGTTATTAAATACAGTTTTATATTATCTTTATGCTATAATGTAATAGGATTGTATTTTGCTGTAACAGGGCAACTAATACCAGTTATGGCGGCAATTTTAATGCCTTTAAGTTCTATTAGTATTGTGGTTTTTACAACTATTTCTACTAATTTAATTGGAAAAAATATAAAATAA
- the deoD gene encoding purine-nucleoside phosphorylase, translating into MSVHIEAKKGEIAETVLLPGDPMRAKWIADTFLKDIKQYNDVRGMLGFTGTYKGKKISVQGTGMGIPSTLIYATELITEYGVKNLVRVGSAGSYQKEVKIRDIVLAMAASTNSGLNTIRFNGADYAPTASFKLFQKAIEVAKEKNITVKAGGILSSDEFYADEFDSYKEWADYGVLCVEMETAGLYTVAAKHNVNALSILTISDSLVTKERTTAEEREQTFKEMIEIALELGE; encoded by the coding sequence ATGAGTGTACATATCGAAGCAAAAAAAGGAGAAATAGCAGAAACGGTTTTATTACCAGGAGATCCTATGAGAGCAAAATGGATTGCAGATACCTTTTTAAAAGATATTAAGCAATACAATGATGTAAGAGGAATGTTGGGCTTTACAGGTACATATAAAGGAAAAAAAATATCGGTACAGGGAACAGGGATGGGAATTCCGTCTACTTTAATTTATGCTACAGAATTAATTACAGAATATGGAGTTAAAAATTTAGTTAGAGTAGGTTCTGCAGGTTCTTATCAAAAGGAAGTAAAAATTAGAGATATTGTTTTAGCCATGGCGGCTTCTACCAATTCGGGATTAAATACCATCCGTTTTAACGGAGCAGATTATGCGCCAACAGCAAGTTTTAAGTTATTTCAAAAAGCAATAGAAGTGGCTAAAGAGAAAAATATAACCGTAAAAGCTGGAGGGATTTTAAGTTCTGATGAGTTTTATGCAGATGAGTTTGATAGTTATAAAGAATGGGCAGATTATGGTGTTTTGTGTGTAGAGATGGAAACTGCTGGTTTGTATACCGTTGCTGCAAAACACAATGTAAATGCCTTGTCTATTTTAACTATTTCTGATAGTTTGGTTACCAAAGAAAGAACTACTGCAGAAGAAAGAGAACAGACGTTTAAAGAAATGATAGAAATTGCTTTAGAGTTAGGAGAATAA
- the hemN gene encoding oxygen-independent coproporphyrinogen III oxidase — MKSLVQKYNIPGPRYTSYPTVPYWNKEGIDKQDWIQSFQTSFKESNSSEGISIYIHLPFCESLCTFCACHKHITKRHEVEDEYIETVLKEWKLYVALVDEIPVVKELHLGGGTPTFFSKENLKYLMDGIFEIAKRHPKAEFSFEGHPNNTTKEQLQTLFDEGFTRVSFGVQDYNEKVQKAIHRIQPFEAVAQVTKWSREIGYTSVSHDLIFGLPHQTKENVIYSINKTKELQPDRISFYSYAHVPWVKGVGQRGFNEDDLPKDDEKRALYEIGKELFAELGYVEIGMDHFALKTDSLYKATINKTLHRNFMGYTANKTQLMIGLGMSAISDSWYAFAQNVKTVKEYQKIVNEGEIPIFRGHLLSEEDRVIRKHILNIMCHFSTSWEEKTMKINNIEMHLGLLEEMEQDGLVKIDVKSKSLSIPEEARPYVRNVCMAFDVHLLKNKPKTQLFSMTI, encoded by the coding sequence ATGAAATCACTAGTACAAAAATACAATATTCCTGGGCCAAGATACACCAGTTATCCAACGGTACCTTATTGGAACAAGGAAGGTATTGACAAACAAGATTGGATACAATCTTTTCAAACATCTTTTAAAGAAAGCAATTCATCAGAAGGAATTAGCATTTATATTCATTTGCCTTTCTGTGAGAGTTTGTGTACATTTTGTGCATGTCATAAACACATTACAAAACGTCACGAAGTAGAAGATGAATACATAGAAACGGTTTTAAAAGAATGGAAATTATATGTTGCGTTAGTAGATGAAATTCCTGTTGTAAAAGAATTGCATTTAGGTGGCGGAACTCCAACTTTTTTCTCAAAAGAAAATTTAAAATATTTAATGGATGGTATTTTTGAAATCGCAAAAAGGCATCCAAAAGCAGAGTTTAGTTTCGAAGGACATCCAAATAATACCACCAAAGAACAATTACAAACGTTGTTTGATGAAGGTTTTACTAGGGTTAGTTTTGGTGTACAAGATTATAATGAAAAAGTACAGAAAGCAATTCATAGAATTCAGCCTTTTGAAGCCGTAGCACAAGTTACCAAATGGTCTAGAGAAATTGGATATACTTCTGTAAGTCACGATTTAATTTTCGGGTTACCACATCAAACAAAAGAAAACGTCATTTATAGCATTAACAAAACAAAAGAATTACAGCCAGATAGAATTTCATTTTACAGTTATGCACACGTCCCTTGGGTAAAAGGAGTAGGACAAAGAGGTTTTAATGAAGATGATTTACCTAAGGATGATGAAAAAAGAGCTTTGTATGAAATAGGGAAAGAACTTTTTGCAGAGTTAGGCTATGTAGAAATTGGTATGGATCATTTTGCTTTAAAGACAGATAGTTTATATAAAGCAACCATCAACAAAACATTACATAGAAATTTTATGGGCTATACCGCTAATAAAACCCAGTTAATGATTGGTTTAGGGATGTCTGCAATTTCCGATTCTTGGTATGCGTTTGCACAAAATGTTAAGACGGTAAAAGAATATCAAAAAATTGTAAATGAAGGAGAGATTCCAATTTTTAGAGGTCATTTATTATCTGAAGAAGATAGAGTTATCAGAAAACATATTTTAAATATTATGTGTCATTTTTCCACTTCGTGGGAAGAAAAAACTATGAAAATCAATAATATTGAAATGCATTTAGGATTATTAGAAGAAATGGAGCAAGATGGATTGGTTAAAATTGATGTAAAGTCAAAGTCTTTATCCATCCCAGAAGAGGCAAGACCCTATGTTAGAAACGTTTGTATGGCTTTTGATGTGCATTTATTAAAAAATAAACCAAAAACACAGCTTTTTTCTATGACTATTTAA
- the ccoS gene encoding cbb3-type cytochrome oxidase assembly protein CcoS, translating into MSVIYLLLTISILVAILFFIAFIYSVRTGQFDDSYTPSVRMLFDDELVKDKKEKSTKD; encoded by the coding sequence ATGAGCGTAATATACCTACTACTAACTATTAGTATACTAGTAGCAATCTTATTTTTTATCGCATTTATTTATTCAGTTAGAACTGGGCAATTTGACGATTCTTATACGCCATCTGTGCGCATGTTGTTTGATGATGAGTTAGTAAAAGATAAAAAAGAAAAATCAACTAAAGACTAA
- the ccoN gene encoding cytochrome-c oxidase, cbb3-type subunit I, whose protein sequence is MEMQQFYYDNKIVKKFIYATLFWGIVGFSVGLMLAFMFLFPYYTEGISWLSFGRLRPLHTNAVIFAFVGNAIFAGVYYSLQRLLKARMASNFLSNFNFWGWQLIIVAAAITLPLGYSSSKEYAELEWPIDIAIAVVWVVFGANMIWTILQRRQRHLYVAIWFYLATFVTVAVLHIFNSLALPVTFLKSYSVYAGVQDALVQWWYGHNAVAFFLTTPFLGLMYYFVPKAANRPVYSYRLSIVHFWSLIFIYIWAGPHHLLYTALPSWAQNLGVVFSIMLLAPSWGGMINGLLTLRGAWDKVRTDPVLKFMVVAITGYGMATFEGPMLALKNVNAIAHYSDWIIAHVHVGALAWNGFLTFGMLYWMIPRLFKTKLHSLALANAHFWIGTLGIIMYTLPMYVAGFVQASMWKQFNPDGSLTYGNFLETVHEIIPMYWMRAIGGSMYIIGAFIMLYNVIRTIKSGSDVTDELAEAAPLSAVPTYRTKGEGWHTWLERKPIKLTIYATIAILIGGAVQIIPTILVKSNIPTISSVKPYTPLELQGRDIYIREGCVGCHSQMIRPFRSEVERYGEYSKAGEFVYDHPFLWGSKRTGPDLHRIGGKYSDSWHLNHMYDPQSTSPGSIMPSYKWLIVNKLYTGDIESKMKVMVTLGVPYSEEEIANAQQSMLAQGTEIEDNLHSDPDFAKNYEADKKYAQENGEPFIEMKNREIVAVIAYIQRLGTDIKVKDEQKITKN, encoded by the coding sequence ATGGAAATGCAACAATTTTATTACGATAATAAGATCGTAAAGAAATTTATCTATGCCACGTTATTCTGGGGAATAGTGGGGTTCTCTGTGGGGTTAATGCTCGCATTTATGTTTTTGTTCCCTTATTATACAGAAGGAATTTCTTGGTTAAGTTTTGGGCGTTTAAGACCATTACATACCAATGCTGTAATTTTTGCCTTTGTAGGTAATGCAATTTTTGCAGGGGTTTATTATTCGCTTCAGAGATTGTTAAAAGCAAGAATGGCAAGTAACTTTTTAAGTAACTTTAATTTTTGGGGTTGGCAGTTAATTATTGTTGCAGCAGCCATTACTTTACCTTTAGGGTATTCTTCATCTAAAGAATATGCCGAATTAGAGTGGCCAATAGATATAGCCATTGCAGTTGTTTGGGTTGTATTTGGAGCCAATATGATTTGGACCATCTTACAAAGAAGACAACGTCATTTATACGTGGCAATTTGGTTTTACTTAGCAACATTTGTAACAGTTGCAGTATTGCATATTTTTAATAGTTTAGCGTTACCTGTTACCTTTTTAAAATCTTATTCTGTGTATGCAGGGGTACAAGATGCATTGGTGCAATGGTGGTACGGACATAATGCCGTAGCATTTTTCTTAACCACACCTTTTTTGGGTTTAATGTATTACTTTGTTCCAAAAGCAGCTAACAGACCTGTATATTCATATAGATTATCAATTGTTCACTTTTGGTCATTGATTTTTATTTATATCTGGGCAGGACCTCACCATTTATTATATACAGCATTACCATCTTGGGCACAAAACTTAGGAGTTGTGTTTTCTATAATGTTATTAGCACCTTCTTGGGGAGGGATGATAAACGGTTTATTAACATTAAGAGGAGCTTGGGATAAAGTTAGAACAGACCCTGTTTTAAAATTTATGGTAGTTGCAATTACTGGATACGGTATGGCAACTTTTGAAGGACCAATGTTGGCTTTAAAAAATGTAAACGCAATTGCACATTATAGTGATTGGATTATTGCTCACGTACACGTTGGTGCATTAGCTTGGAATGGTTTCTTAACTTTTGGTATGTTATATTGGATGATACCAAGATTGTTTAAAACAAAATTACATTCCTTAGCATTAGCAAACGCGCATTTCTGGATTGGTACTTTAGGGATTATAATGTATACGTTACCAATGTATGTTGCAGGTTTTGTACAAGCTTCTATGTGGAAACAATTTAATCCTGATGGATCTTTAACTTATGGAAACTTCTTAGAAACTGTACACGAAATTATACCAATGTATTGGATGCGTGCTATTGGAGGAAGTATGTATATCATTGGAGCATTTATAATGTTGTACAACGTAATTAGAACGATTAAGTCTGGTAGTGATGTTACAGATGAGTTAGCAGAAGCAGCTCCATTATCTGCAGTGCCTACGTATAGAACTAAAGGAGAAGGTTGGCATACTTGGTTGGAAAGAAAACCAATCAAATTAACAATTTATGCAACGATTGCAATTTTAATTGGAGGAGCTGTTCAAATTATTCCAACAATATTAGTAAAATCTAATATACCTACTATAAGTAGTGTAAAACCTTATACACCATTAGAATTACAAGGACGTGATATTTATATTAGAGAAGGTTGTGTAGGGTGTCACTCTCAAATGATTAGACCTTTTAGAAGTGAGGTAGAACGTTATGGAGAGTACTCTAAAGCAGGTGAGTTTGTATATGATCATCCATTTTTATGGGGATCTAAACGTACAGGACCAGATTTACATAGAATTGGAGGGAAATATTCTGATAGCTGGCACTTAAACCACATGTATGATCCTCAAAGTACTTCACCAGGTTCTATTATGCCTTCTTATAAATGGTTAATTGTTAACAAACTTTATACAGGAGATATAGAAAGTAAGATGAAAGTGATGGTTACTTTAGGAGTTCCTTATTCTGAAGAAGAAATAGCAAATGCCCAACAAAGTATGTTAGCGCAAGGAACAGAAATTGAGGACAACTTACACTCAGATCCAGATTTTGCAAAAAATTATGAAGCTGATAAAAAGTACGCTCAAGAGAATGGAGAACCTTTTATAGAAATGAAAAATAGAGAGATTGTTGCCGTTATTGCATACATACAACGTTTAGGTACGGATATAAAAGTGAAAGACGAACAAAAAATAACTAAAAACTAA
- a CDS encoding CcoQ/FixQ family Cbb3-type cytochrome c oxidase assembly chaperone: MLKFVKNYMVTISGVEIYPLISLIIFFTFFMVLFWWVFTAKKEYINKVSNLPLDN; encoded by the coding sequence ATGTTAAAATTTGTAAAAAATTATATGGTAACTATTTCAGGTGTCGAAATATATCCTTTAATATCATTAATCATATTCTTCACTTTCTTCATGGTCTTGTTTTGGTGGGTTTTTACAGCAAAAAAAGAATATATAAATAAGGTAAGTAATTTACCTTTAGATAATTAA